The proteins below come from a single Bacteroidota bacterium genomic window:
- a CDS encoding ATP-binding protein: MTMISLPLPVNILHTQPQTLEFDKIATFIGGNGSGKSTILKSIFDEKLNGTSYQNYKIVCFSSGQNESYSNNFSEYLNTERAKKKALNLDCFYYDKLWSMLLIFLATASNHEGLVRTFLKQNNYVIENEFDEDKSTKLSFNVKVDKSYTNLVKQALEDEAKGESDIITNKAYHRTLHNFINSLITDGYKFEKPLKQQSIQLNQDVLSSVSFETDEYASFDSMVMFFTQAADNDYFIIKDSFNLTFTKVKDDEENKILGLEELSDGEYQLLFLYALIDLFDTSNTLFLLDEADSHLHYKNIDKLWNVFNKTQGAIITTTHLLDSIAKAGPNNLRVIENGKVDNTNSPFKLIQRLETLSDLEAAQYKVVSMYKYIVVMDHVHDWEIFKLLVRRKLITDADSEKRINKKLSEFICVSVSSGYRDDCGNINMFGDNKINWLKNYERALEKLQSKAEKVFMICDRDDFPISLLGTPKCRFLPKIKNFTPKNPKNKKKEKSNILSETALLAWRRREIKHYLLSFTSLGDDCTKINEHLLEANRLKQNVNGDVDIRGKFNDSLARLKSKPIKELVDSRINVDGEGFCIRKAQTYVNTMPKEEISDDIIYMYNYLVGENE; encoded by the coding sequence ATGACTATGATTTCATTACCTTTACCAGTCAATATTCTACATACTCAGCCTCAAACATTAGAGTTTGATAAAATAGCAACCTTTATTGGCGGCAATGGTTCAGGTAAATCAACCATTTTAAAGTCAATTTTTGATGAAAAGCTAAATGGTACGAGTTACCAAAACTACAAAATTGTTTGCTTTTCCTCGGGCCAAAATGAAAGCTATTCAAATAACTTTAGTGAATACTTAAACACTGAACGAGCAAAAAAGAAGGCTTTAAACTTGGATTGCTTTTACTACGACAAATTATGGTCGATGTTGCTTATTTTCTTAGCGACGGCAAGTAATCATGAAGGGTTAGTGCGGACTTTTCTGAAACAAAATAATTATGTCATTGAAAATGAATTTGACGAAGATAAATCGACCAAACTTTCATTCAATGTAAAAGTAGATAAAAGTTATACAAATCTTGTAAAACAAGCGTTAGAGGACGAAGCAAAAGGTGAATCTGATATTATCACCAACAAAGCTTACCACCGGACCTTGCATAATTTTATTAATTCACTGATTACTGATGGTTATAAATTTGAAAAACCATTAAAGCAACAAAGTATTCAATTAAATCAAGATGTGCTATCTAGTGTGTCGTTTGAAACTGATGAGTATGCTTCATTTGATTCTATGGTTATGTTTTTCACTCAAGCAGCTGACAATGATTATTTTATTATTAAAGACAGCTTTAACTTAACTTTTACGAAAGTTAAAGATGATGAAGAAAATAAAATATTAGGCTTAGAAGAATTGAGTGATGGCGAGTACCAATTATTATTTTTGTATGCCTTGATCGATCTGTTTGACACAAGCAACACCTTGTTCCTATTGGATGAAGCTGATTCACACCTTCATTATAAAAATATTGATAAATTGTGGAATGTTTTTAACAAAACTCAAGGAGCGATAATTACAACAACTCATTTGTTAGATTCAATTGCTAAAGCTGGTCCCAATAATTTGAGGGTTATTGAAAATGGAAAAGTTGATAATACAAATTCACCTTTCAAATTAATTCAACGATTAGAAACTTTGTCAGATTTAGAAGCCGCTCAGTATAAAGTGGTTTCCATGTATAAATATATTGTCGTTATGGATCATGTCCATGATTGGGAAATATTTAAATTACTTGTTAGAAGAAAGCTAATAACCGATGCGGATTCAGAAAAGAGAATTAATAAAAAACTATCAGAATTTATTTGTGTGAGTGTATCTTCTGGCTATAGGGATGATTGCGGTAATATAAACATGTTCGGTGATAATAAAATAAATTGGCTGAAAAATTATGAAAGGGCATTAGAAAAATTACAAAGTAAAGCTGAAAAAGTTTTTATGATATGTGATCGAGATGATTTCCCTATAAGCCTACTGGGTACACCTAAGTGTCGCTTCTTACCGAAAATTAAAAATTTCACACCGAAAAACCCAAAGAACAAAAAGAAAGAGAAAAGTAATATTCTATCTGAAACAGCTTTATTAGCATGGAGACGAAGGGAAATTAAACATTATTTATTATCATTTACGTCTTTAGGGGACGATTGCACAAAAATAAATGAGCATTTACTTGAGGCTAATAGATTAAAGCAAAATGTTAATGGAGACGTGGATATCCGTGGCAAATTTAATGATTCTTTGGCGAGATTAAAATCTAAACCTATCAAAGAACTCGTTGATTCTCGTATTAACGTTGATGGTGAAGGTTTTTGTATTAGAAAAGCACAAACCTATGTAAATACAATGCCTAAAGAAGAAATCAGTGATGATATAATTTATATGTACAACTACTTGGTAGGTGAAAATGAATAA